In Caldisericota bacterium, the sequence AGGGCAAACATGGTGAGCTAACTTAGGACTGTGGCAATGTGGGCACACGTCCATGGCAGGCAGAGTTAGTTTAAGGTGGCTGCGCCTTTTCCCCTGGCGCGCTTTAGCAGTTTTTTTCTTAGGTAGTGCCATGTGAATTCGCCTCCTTTATTTCACCCCGTCAATTCAAAATCAAGTTCATACAGGGTCCCCAAAAAGTCGCAAGACTTTTTGGGGTTAGTTTATTCCTGGGCAGTCGGGTCGACATAGTGGTTTCATGGGCAAATTTAGCAAAGTATATTGCCGTATTAACTCGCTCAGGTCAAGTATATTTTTATTGT encodes:
- the rpmF gene encoding 50S ribosomal protein L32, with protein sequence MALPKKKTAKARQGKRRSHLKLTLPAMDVCPHCHSPKLAHHVCP